The window TGCTCAAGTTACCGCACAGATGGATTTCTCAAAAGTTGAGCAAACCTCTGAAGAATATAAGCCAAACCAAACCCCCAATAGTGCGGCGATACGTTCTCGTCAAAATAGCCATAGCATGCAGAACAATGCTAGTGGTACCGGTGGCGTACCTGGGGCGCTGTCGAATCAACCACCCAGTGCTCCGAGTGCACCAATAACGACGGATAAAAAAGAACAAACATCACAGCAAAGCAGTGCTTCTCATAATGGTTCAAGTCATTCTCAAAGTGATGAAACCACCAATTATGAAGTCGACCGTAAAATTAGCCATACTCAGCGCCAAATAGGTGTCGTTGAACGGTTGTCCGTTGCAGTGATCATCAACTATTTACCGCAAGAAGGTGAAAATGGTCCACAAATGCAGCCGTTATCACCGGAAATGATGGAACAAATTGAATCACTTACCCGTGAGGCAATGGGCTATTCGACTGATCGTGGTGACTCATTGAGTATTACAAATTCACTGTTCACCAACGATAGCGTCGTAGAAGAACAACCTTCAATGCTTGAGAACCCACAACTTCTCGCACAAGTATTGGATTACGGCAAAATTATCTTAATCGCTATTATTGCTTGGTTTATGTGGCGTTTTGGTATCAAGCCTCAATGGCTCAAATACCGTCAAACACAGCAAGCCCAAGCAGCAGAGGTGTTTGTTGCGGCTCAGCCTAAAACCCCTCTCGTCGTTGAAGAAGAAATTAATGAAGATATGGATGAACAAACACGTCGCCGTCTCACTCGCCAACGTGTCAGCGCAGAAATCCAAAGTCAGCGTATTCGTGAAATGGCAGAAAAAGATCCACAAGTCGTGGCTATGGTCATTCGCCAGTGGTTAGGAAAAGCACAATGATATTAAGTGGAACCGAAAAAAGTGCCGTGATGCTGATGACACTCGGCGAAGATCAGGCAGCTGAAGTTTTCAAGCATTTGAATCCTAAAGAAGTGCAGCAATTGAGTATGGCCGTCTCGAATATGCGCCAAATCTCTAACAATGAGTTGGCGGAGGTTTTAACAGAATTTGAGGAATCCGCCATTCAATTTGCCGCACTCAATATCAATACGAATGATTATTTACGTTCCGTGCTTGTGAAAGCACTGGGTGAAGAGCGTGCCGCTAGCTTACTTGAAGATATCTTTGATAAGCAGGAAAGCACTTCAGGTATTGAAAGCCTCAATTATATGGAACCGCAAACCGTTGCCGATATTATTCGTGACGAACATCCACAGATTATTGCTACGATTTTAGTCCATCTGAAGCGTAACCTGGCTGCGGATGTTTTAGAGCTATTCGAAGAGCGTCAACGCAACGATATTATGCTACGTATCGCAACCTTTGGTGGCGTTCAACCAGCAGCGTTAGCTGAATTGACCGAAGTGCTAAATAACCTGCTTGATGGACAAAACCTCAAACGCAGCAAAATGGGTGGCGTAAGAACTGCTGCTGAAATTATTAACTTGATGAAAAATCAGCAAGAAGAAAGCGTTATTAATGCGATGCGTGATTACGATGGCGAACTGGCACAACGCATTATTGATGAAATGTTCCTATTCGAAAATCTTATCGAAGTCGACAATCGCAGCATTCAGCGCATTCTACAAGAAGTTTCCAACGACTCGTTGGTTATCGCGCTCAAAGGCAGCAATCAAGCTCTACGAGACCATTTCCTCAACAATATGGCTGTTCGTGCTGCTGAAATTGTTCGTGACGATTTGGAGTCCCGTTCACCAGTACGCATGTCTCAAGTCGAAAACGAGCAGAAAGCGATTCTTATGATCGTTCGCCGCCTAGCAGAGAAAGGCGAAATCACCATTGGTGGTGGAGATGATGTCTATGTCTAATTCATCGATTCCTCCGCATGCATGGCAGCCTTGGCAATTACGCGAGTTGAACCAGTGGGACCTTAACTCTTCAGGGTTACCTTCCGCTGATGAACAGCCTGAACCTGATAAACCTAAAGTGCCCTGCCTTGAACCACAAGAGGTACTAGAGCAGATTAATATTCTCGATAACCTAAAAGAAGAAGCGCATCGTGCTGGCTATCAACAAGGTTATGATTTGGGGAAAAAAGAAGGTTATCAAGCAGGCTTTGAGCAAGGGCTTCGCGCGGGTGAAGAACAAGGCCGCCAACAAGCATTAGCGCAAGAGCAACCCATTATTGAAACATGGCAAAAACTACTCTCTGAGTTTAATTATTCATTAGATAGTTTCGATACCGTGATCACAACAAAGCTGTTGCAAATCGCTTTAACCGCTGCAAAACAGGTACTGG of the Providencia stuartii genome contains:
- the fliH gene encoding flagellar assembly protein FliH, with translation MSNSSIPPHAWQPWQLRELNQWDLNSSGLPSADEQPEPDKPKVPCLEPQEVLEQINILDNLKEEAHRAGYQQGYDLGKKEGYQAGFEQGLRAGEEQGRQQALAQEQPIIETWQKLLSEFNYSLDSFDTVITTKLLQIALTAAKQVLGQSTICDGTALLEEISHLLQQKPIFTGQPELHVNPAHTELIEQHLGSLLSLNGWRLVGDPKLHLGGCRVVAEEGEIDMTVATRWQELCRLYAPETLS
- the fliG gene encoding flagellar motor switch protein FliG codes for the protein MILSGTEKSAVMLMTLGEDQAAEVFKHLNPKEVQQLSMAVSNMRQISNNELAEVLTEFEESAIQFAALNINTNDYLRSVLVKALGEERAASLLEDIFDKQESTSGIESLNYMEPQTVADIIRDEHPQIIATILVHLKRNLAADVLELFEERQRNDIMLRIATFGGVQPAALAELTEVLNNLLDGQNLKRSKMGGVRTAAEIINLMKNQQEESVINAMRDYDGELAQRIIDEMFLFENLIEVDNRSIQRILQEVSNDSLVIALKGSNQALRDHFLNNMAVRAAEIVRDDLESRSPVRMSQVENEQKAILMIVRRLAEKGEITIGGGDDVYV
- the fliF gene encoding flagellar basal-body MS-ring/collar protein FliF — translated: MSAASKETGEATKGFASIASRFKTSPKIPLMIAGAAAIAVVVALLLWLRSPDYRVLLSNLSAKDGGDIVSQLTQMNVPYQIADNGSAILVPADKVHELRLKLAQSGLPKGGNTGFELLDKEQFGISQFSEQVNYQRALEGELSRTIESLSPVQNARVHLAIPKPTLFVREQKLPTASVTVGLLPGRMLDEGQINAIIHMVSSSVTGLTASNVTIVDQTGRLLTNNDNSQQSANNAQIKMTKEMESHLKQRIEDIISPLVGRANVHAQVTAQMDFSKVEQTSEEYKPNQTPNSAAIRSRQNSHSMQNNASGTGGVPGALSNQPPSAPSAPITTDKKEQTSQQSSASHNGSSHSQSDETTNYEVDRKISHTQRQIGVVERLSVAVIINYLPQEGENGPQMQPLSPEMMEQIESLTREAMGYSTDRGDSLSITNSLFTNDSVVEEQPSMLENPQLLAQVLDYGKIILIAIIAWFMWRFGIKPQWLKYRQTQQAQAAEVFVAAQPKTPLVVEEEINEDMDEQTRRRLTRQRVSAEIQSQRIREMAEKDPQVVAMVIRQWLGKAQ